A genomic region of Luteibacter aegosomatissinici contains the following coding sequences:
- the fdhD gene encoding formate dehydrogenase accessory sulfurtransferase FdhD, with amino-acid sequence MRHELLPPAGSATRPVTRYERGRATNDDDRLAEEVPVAVHINGKPFAVMMASPVDLEDFARGFALTENRVGDARDIESIEVQEMLEGITIDVRTREAATVTPAATVAELASADAAPAGPLGEREIVGRSGCGICGTRELEDVIRRPRPVAAGTNVAPDAIERALEALRAEQPINAFTGSVHAAAWARADGSLMVVREDVGRHNALDKLIGAMTRRGIDPREGFALITSRASYEMVTKAAVAGITVLVAISAPTALAVALADECGLTLVGFARPGRFNVYNRPERIHNPGP; translated from the coding sequence ATGCGGCATGAACTGCTTCCCCCGGCGGGTAGCGCCACCCGTCCCGTCACCCGCTACGAGCGCGGGCGGGCGACCAACGATGATGACCGTCTCGCCGAGGAGGTGCCTGTCGCTGTGCACATCAATGGCAAGCCGTTTGCCGTGATGATGGCCTCACCGGTCGACCTCGAAGACTTCGCGCGTGGCTTCGCGCTCACCGAGAACCGGGTCGGCGATGCGCGCGACATTGAATCCATCGAGGTGCAGGAGATGCTCGAGGGCATCACGATCGACGTGCGCACGCGGGAGGCTGCGACGGTCACGCCGGCTGCCACGGTGGCCGAGTTGGCTTCGGCCGATGCCGCGCCTGCTGGCCCGCTGGGTGAGCGCGAGATCGTCGGTCGCAGTGGCTGCGGCATTTGCGGCACGCGTGAACTGGAAGACGTGATCCGCCGTCCGCGCCCCGTGGCCGCGGGCACTAACGTGGCGCCAGATGCTATCGAGCGCGCGCTCGAGGCCCTTCGCGCCGAGCAGCCGATCAACGCGTTTACCGGCTCGGTACACGCCGCGGCGTGGGCGCGCGCCGATGGCTCGCTGATGGTGGTGCGTGAGGACGTGGGCCGGCACAACGCGCTGGATAAGCTGATCGGTGCAATGACCCGGCGCGGGATCGACCCGCGTGAGGGCTTCGCGCTCATTACCAGCCGCGCGAGCTACGAGATGGTGACCAAGGCGGCCGTCGCCGGCATCACCGTGCTGGTCGCCATCTCGGCCCCGACGGCACTGGCGGTGGCGCTGGCCGATGAATGCGGCCTCACGCTGGTCGGTTTCGCCCGCCCCGGCCGCTTCAATGTCTACAACCGTCCCGAGCGAATCCACAACCCCGGCCCATAA
- the fusA gene encoding elongation factor G, producing the protein MSTRDTTIPVGRWRNLGIIAHVDAGKTTLTERLLYKTGTIHRTGEVHDGATTTDHMELERERGITIGAAAVRASWTPEGGLPHRLTLIDTPGHIDFAIEVERSLRVLDGAVVVFSGVAGVQPQSETVWHQARRHGVPLMAFVNKMDRPGADFDATLVQMREKLGANPWVVAQPVIEGEHIVGLVDLVGERTWLFDEKGAPAITPWTDEERAAHANARAELVAAVADKDEALAELWLADQPVDAAALTAALRRGTLAGMGQPVLPGSAFRNVGIEPLLDAMVAYLPSPLDRPSVVAHTDHGDVQVAPDADAPLSALVFKVVNQSHGPLAFIRLYSGRLRVGDAVWRSGTDRVQRIGRLAVVRADDTEAVEVAEAGDIVAIMGWKDVATGETLADQHHHLRLETIQAQPAVLSWRLSPERSADLLKLGNGLARLAQEDPSFRVSTDPETGETLVWGMGELHLEVMVERLRREWGVQVRTGSPRVAYQETPAKASGPIEGKLAKQTGGSGQYARVVLSVSPIEGDANRYEDRTTGGVIPKQFQGSVQKGAEQALLEGPRGFPVVGAEVLVLDGQAHAVDSNEAAFHRAAQIAVRAALEATGTVLLEPVMRVSVSAPGVAVGDVLGDLQRRGGQIVNLTDKQERTEIEADVPLAQLDGYSTALRSLSQGRASATVAFHAYRPATVQEARKQA; encoded by the coding sequence ATGAGTACCCGCGATACCACCATCCCCGTCGGCCGTTGGCGCAACCTCGGCATCATCGCGCACGTCGACGCGGGTAAAACCACGCTCACCGAGCGCCTGCTCTACAAGACCGGCACGATCCATCGCACCGGCGAGGTGCACGATGGCGCGACCACCACCGACCATATGGAACTCGAGCGCGAGCGTGGTATCACGATCGGCGCCGCAGCCGTGCGCGCCAGCTGGACGCCGGAAGGTGGCCTGCCGCATCGCCTTACCCTGATCGACACCCCGGGACACATCGACTTCGCCATCGAGGTGGAGCGTTCGCTGCGCGTGCTCGACGGCGCGGTCGTGGTGTTCTCCGGCGTGGCCGGTGTGCAGCCGCAATCGGAAACCGTGTGGCACCAGGCGCGTCGCCATGGCGTGCCGCTGATGGCGTTCGTCAACAAGATGGACCGCCCTGGGGCGGACTTCGATGCGACGCTCGTGCAGATGCGTGAAAAGCTCGGGGCGAACCCCTGGGTGGTCGCGCAGCCGGTGATCGAAGGTGAGCACATCGTGGGTCTCGTGGACCTGGTGGGTGAGCGCACGTGGCTGTTCGACGAGAAGGGCGCACCCGCGATCACACCGTGGACCGACGAGGAGCGCGCGGCGCATGCGAATGCGCGCGCGGAACTCGTCGCGGCCGTGGCCGACAAGGACGAGGCGCTGGCGGAACTGTGGCTGGCAGACCAACCCGTGGACGCAGCGGCGCTGACCGCGGCGCTGCGCCGTGGCACGCTGGCCGGCATGGGCCAGCCCGTCTTGCCGGGTTCGGCGTTCCGTAACGTCGGTATCGAGCCGTTGCTGGATGCCATGGTCGCCTATCTGCCGTCCCCGCTCGATCGCCCGTCCGTGGTGGCGCACACCGATCACGGCGACGTACAGGTGGCGCCGGACGCTGATGCACCGCTTTCGGCGCTGGTGTTCAAGGTAGTGAACCAGTCGCATGGTCCGCTGGCCTTTATTCGCCTGTACTCGGGCCGGCTGCGAGTGGGCGACGCGGTATGGCGTAGCGGCACTGATCGCGTCCAGCGCATTGGCCGCCTGGCGGTGGTGCGTGCCGACGATACGGAAGCGGTGGAAGTCGCCGAGGCGGGTGACATCGTGGCGATCATGGGCTGGAAGGACGTGGCGACCGGTGAAACGCTGGCCGACCAGCATCACCACCTGCGGCTGGAAACCATCCAGGCGCAGCCGGCGGTGCTGTCGTGGCGACTTTCACCGGAGCGTTCGGCCGACCTGCTCAAGCTCGGCAACGGGCTGGCGCGCCTGGCCCAGGAGGATCCGTCGTTCCGCGTGAGTACCGATCCGGAAACCGGCGAAACCCTGGTCTGGGGCATGGGCGAACTTCACCTGGAAGTGATGGTGGAACGCCTGCGCCGCGAATGGGGCGTACAGGTCCGCACCGGCTCGCCGCGCGTGGCCTACCAGGAGACCCCGGCCAAGGCCTCGGGCCCGATCGAAGGCAAGCTCGCCAAGCAGACCGGCGGCAGCGGTCAGTACGCCCGCGTGGTGTTGTCCGTTTCGCCGATCGAAGGCGATGCGAACCGCTACGAGGACCGTACGACGGGCGGCGTCATCCCCAAGCAGTTCCAGGGTTCCGTACAGAAAGGCGCGGAACAGGCGTTGCTGGAAGGTCCGCGTGGCTTCCCGGTGGTGGGTGCCGAGGTCCTGGTGCTCGACGGCCAGGCGCACGCCGTGGATTCGAACGAAGCCGCGTTCCACCGTGCCGCGCAGATCGCGGTGCGGGCGGCGCTCGAAGCCACCGGTACCGTCCTGCTCGAACCGGTGATGCGCGTGTCGGTTTCGGCGCCGGGCGTGGCGGTGGGCGATGTACTGGGTGACCTGCAGCGTCGCGGTGGGCAGATCGTGAACCTCACCGACAAGCAGGAGCGCACGGAGATCGAAGCCGATGTACCGCTGGCCCAGCTCGACGGGTACAGCACCGCACTGCGCAGCCTGAGCCAGGGCCGCGCTTCCGCCACGGTGGCGTTCCACGCCTACCGACCGGCCACGGTGCAGGAGGCCCGCAAGCAGGCCTGA
- a CDS encoding aldo/keto reductase — protein MRYVKLGKTGLEISPVILGCMTYGEPKRGNHLWTLDEEQSRPFIRKALDLGINTFDTANAYSDGTSEEIVGRALKDFARRDEIVIATKTFFRWHKGPNGGGLSRKAIFQSVDDSLGRLGTDYIDLLQIHRFDYGVPIEETLEALHDVVKAGKARYIGASSMHAWQFAKMIYTSRLHGWTEFVSMQDHYNLIQREEEREMIPFCVDQGIGVIPWSPLARGRLTRDWDVTSDRQEKDVFGGTLYNATEASDKAIVAAVKDVAEERGVPRAQVALAWVAQRPGITAPIVGASKPHHLDDAVAAIDLKLSDEEMKKLEAAYGPHPVAGFE, from the coding sequence ATGCGGTACGTGAAACTGGGCAAGACTGGCCTCGAGATCTCACCCGTGATCCTGGGCTGCATGACGTACGGTGAGCCCAAGCGCGGCAATCATCTCTGGACACTGGACGAAGAGCAGAGCCGGCCGTTCATTCGCAAGGCGCTCGACCTGGGCATCAATACGTTTGATACGGCGAATGCTTACTCCGATGGCACGTCGGAAGAAATCGTGGGCCGCGCGCTGAAAGATTTTGCGCGACGCGACGAGATCGTCATCGCGACGAAGACCTTCTTCCGCTGGCACAAGGGCCCCAACGGGGGAGGCCTGTCGCGCAAGGCCATCTTCCAGTCGGTTGACGATTCGCTCGGTCGCCTTGGCACCGACTACATCGACCTGCTGCAGATCCATCGCTTCGACTACGGCGTTCCCATCGAGGAAACACTCGAAGCACTGCACGACGTGGTGAAGGCGGGCAAGGCACGTTACATCGGCGCATCCTCGATGCATGCGTGGCAGTTCGCGAAGATGATCTATACCTCGCGCCTGCATGGCTGGACCGAGTTCGTGAGCATGCAGGATCACTACAACCTCATCCAGCGCGAGGAAGAGCGGGAGATGATTCCGTTCTGCGTCGACCAGGGTATTGGCGTGATCCCGTGGAGCCCGCTGGCGCGCGGCCGCCTCACGCGTGACTGGGACGTCACCAGCGACCGTCAGGAAAAGGATGTGTTCGGCGGTACGCTGTACAACGCGACGGAAGCGTCCGACAAAGCGATTGTCGCGGCGGTGAAGGATGTGGCCGAAGAGCGTGGCGTACCGCGCGCGCAGGTGGCGCTGGCATGGGTGGCGCAGCGGCCGGGCATCACGGCACCCATCGTGGGGGCGTCGAAACCACACCATCTCGACGATGCCGTAGCCGCGATCGACCTGAAACTCAGCGATGAAGAGATGAAGAAGCTGGAAGCGGCGTACGGTCCGCATCCGGTCGCTGGTTTCGAGTAA
- the metE gene encoding 5-methyltetrahydropteroyltriglutamate--homocysteine S-methyltransferase, with protein MPHVTYLGFPRIGRRRELKRALEAYWKGESAATELIDTAASLRQRHWQLARDAGADSVPVNDFSLYDHVLDAAVALDAIPARYRTLHDADPLAGYFAMARGHQRGGHDLRALEMTKWFDTNYHYIVPELHAGQVFHARPEKPVAEYRQAVAAGHVARPVLLGPVTFLLLSKTVDGSHPLGLLDALLPAWLGLVDALVAEGADWIQVDEPALVLDLEVGARDAFRRVYETLAAHSPASILLATYFGGLESNLGLATSLPVAGLHVDFARAPAQLDAVLDALPDGRVLSAGLVDGRNIWLSDPATLLPRLETLRARVADGRLWIAPSCSLLHVPIDAAEEKQLPGDLAQWLSFARQKIAELRHYADAVAGNASAVQHLARQHEVVAQRLTSPDVVRADVRARVRGLTPQFSQRRSGFAHRAAVQRERFGLPALPTTTIGSFPQTDDLRNARAAFRSGKLDAAAYEERLRDEVRRAVSFQEEAGLDVLVHGEPERNDMVEYFGEQLSGYAFTKYGWVQSYGSRCVKPPIIYGDVARPTPMTVAWSSFAQSLTERPMKGMLTGPVTMLQWSFVRDDLPRADVCRQIALALRDEVHDLERAGIGIVQIDEPALREGLPLRRADWQAYLAWAVDAFRITAGGTSDSTQVHTHMCYSEFNDIIEAVAAMDADVISIETSRSRMELLEAFTRFRYPNGIGPGVYDIHSPRVPAEAEMADLVARALQVLEPDQLWINPDCGLKTRGWKEVGEALRGMVAVARAARERLPA; from the coding sequence ATGCCACACGTTACCTACCTCGGTTTTCCCCGCATTGGCCGCCGCCGCGAACTCAAGCGCGCGCTGGAGGCTTACTGGAAGGGAGAAAGCGCCGCCACTGAGCTGATCGACACCGCAGCCTCCCTGCGCCAGCGTCACTGGCAACTCGCCCGCGACGCCGGCGCCGACAGCGTCCCGGTTAACGACTTCTCGCTGTACGACCACGTGCTCGACGCCGCGGTCGCGCTCGATGCCATCCCGGCACGCTATCGCACCCTGCACGATGCCGACCCGCTGGCGGGTTACTTCGCCATGGCACGCGGCCACCAGCGAGGCGGCCACGACTTGCGTGCGCTCGAGATGACCAAGTGGTTCGATACCAACTACCACTACATCGTGCCTGAGCTACATGCGGGCCAGGTGTTCCATGCGCGGCCGGAGAAGCCGGTGGCGGAATACCGCCAGGCGGTCGCTGCCGGCCACGTCGCGCGCCCCGTGCTGCTCGGTCCGGTGACCTTCCTGCTGCTTTCCAAAACCGTCGATGGGAGCCACCCCCTCGGGCTGCTCGATGCGCTGCTCCCCGCGTGGCTTGGCCTTGTCGATGCCCTGGTCGCCGAGGGTGCGGACTGGATCCAGGTCGACGAACCGGCGCTGGTGCTCGATCTGGAGGTGGGTGCGCGCGATGCATTCCGCCGCGTCTACGAGACGCTGGCCGCCCATTCGCCGGCAAGCATCCTGCTGGCTACGTACTTCGGTGGGCTTGAATCGAACCTTGGCCTCGCCACGTCGCTCCCCGTTGCGGGCCTGCATGTCGATTTCGCACGCGCCCCGGCGCAACTCGATGCGGTACTCGATGCCCTCCCCGATGGCCGGGTGCTCTCCGCCGGCCTTGTCGATGGCCGCAATATATGGCTCAGCGATCCGGCTACACTTCTCCCGCGCCTGGAGACCCTGCGCGCACGCGTTGCCGACGGACGCCTGTGGATCGCGCCGTCGTGTTCGCTGCTGCATGTGCCCATCGATGCGGCGGAAGAAAAGCAACTGCCGGGCGATCTCGCACAATGGCTGTCGTTCGCGCGGCAAAAAATCGCCGAGCTCCGCCATTACGCCGACGCGGTCGCTGGAAACGCATCCGCCGTGCAGCACCTGGCACGCCAACATGAAGTCGTCGCGCAACGGCTAACGTCGCCCGACGTCGTGCGTGCCGACGTACGTGCGCGCGTGCGCGGCCTTACCCCGCAATTCAGCCAGCGCCGATCGGGTTTCGCACACCGCGCCGCCGTGCAGCGCGAACGCTTTGGCTTGCCGGCCCTGCCCACGACAACGATCGGTTCCTTCCCGCAAACCGATGACCTGCGCAACGCACGTGCCGCGTTTCGATCGGGCAAGCTGGATGCCGCTGCCTACGAGGAGCGCCTGCGCGATGAAGTACGCCGCGCCGTCAGCTTCCAGGAAGAAGCCGGCCTGGATGTACTCGTGCATGGCGAGCCCGAGCGCAACGACATGGTCGAGTACTTTGGTGAGCAGCTATCCGGCTACGCCTTTACGAAATACGGCTGGGTGCAGAGCTACGGCTCGCGCTGCGTAAAGCCGCCCATCATCTACGGCGATGTGGCCCGCCCCACACCCATGACCGTGGCATGGTCGAGCTTCGCGCAATCGCTCACCGAGCGCCCGATGAAGGGCATGCTCACCGGCCCGGTGACCATGTTGCAGTGGTCGTTCGTGCGCGATGACCTGCCCCGCGCTGACGTGTGCCGGCAGATCGCCCTCGCCTTGCGCGACGAAGTGCACGACCTGGAACGCGCCGGCATCGGCATCGTGCAGATCGACGAGCCAGCCCTTCGCGAAGGATTGCCGCTGCGCCGTGCCGACTGGCAGGCCTACCTGGCCTGGGCGGTGGATGCGTTCCGGATCACGGCGGGTGGCACCAGCGACAGCACCCAGGTGCACACCCACATGTGCTATTCGGAGTTCAACGACATCATCGAGGCCGTCGCGGCCATGGATGCGGATGTGATCTCGATTGAGACCAGCCGCTCACGCATGGAGCTGCTGGAGGCCTTCACCCGGTTCCGCTACCCCAACGGCATTGGCCCAGGCGTGTACGACATCCATTCCCCGCGGGTGCCCGCCGAGGCCGAGATGGCCGACCTGGTGGCCCGGGCCCTACAGGTCCTCGAACCCGACCAGCTCTGGATCAACCCCGATTGCGGGCTGAAGACCCGGGGGTGGAAGGAGGTAGGGGAGGCCCTGAGGGGCATGGTGGCGGTGGCCAGGGCCGCCCGGGAGCGCCTTCCCGCGTAA
- the mobA gene encoding molybdenum cofactor guanylyltransferase yields the protein MIGVILAGGLSSRMGEDKALLSIDGRTLLDRTRDVLVEAGAERVVISGSRPGGIADRWAEKGPIGGIASVAAELDDGELLVVPVDMPRIDAATLAPLRDERRMRATRWAGHPLPMRLTLDAHTRATLAELIGLDGRACSVAALQVRVGMAVLSVDRANPRALANCNTPDEWREANA from the coding sequence ATGATCGGCGTCATCCTGGCCGGTGGGCTGTCATCACGCATGGGCGAAGACAAAGCCCTGCTGAGCATCGATGGCCGGACGCTGCTGGACCGTACCCGCGATGTGCTGGTCGAGGCCGGCGCGGAACGTGTCGTGATCAGTGGCTCACGGCCAGGCGGCATCGCAGATCGCTGGGCAGAAAAAGGGCCCATCGGCGGTATTGCCAGCGTGGCGGCTGAGCTCGATGACGGCGAACTCCTTGTAGTGCCGGTCGATATGCCACGCATCGATGCCGCCACGCTCGCGCCCCTGCGCGACGAGCGGCGCATGCGCGCCACCCGCTGGGCGGGCCACCCGCTGCCCATGCGGCTCACGCTCGACGCGCACACCCGGGCGACATTGGCTGAACTTATCGGCCTGGATGGGCGCGCTTGCTCCGTGGCCGCCCTGCAGGTCCGCGTGGGCATGGCCGTGCTCTCGGTAGATCGGGCCAATCCGCGCGCGCTGGCGAACTGCAATACTCCCGATGAATGGCGCGAGGCGAACGCATGA
- a CDS encoding glycosyltransferase — translation MAERHIVFATVGSQGDLFPLLAVGRELVSRGHRVTVGAHAIHRDAVLDAGLDFVMASGIDEPEDKAAFAAKAFHPWKGPRFVVRDLAAADVAASYHALKTFCREADAVVTTTLAFAGQILGETLRVAWLSAVLSPSVFLSPFDPPATGIDGLDRWLRASPRRARWLTRAVERLTYPWTAPVRAFRSRLGLAPIAFAGDPFHRGQHGRDGVLAMYSPLLGGLPPDAPANTVLTGQARYLPFDDVLDGALLRWLDAGTPPIVFTLGSAAVHASEGFLRESVDAARRLGCRAVLLTGSPALRERLAIKDDNVFAADYAPHGALFARAAVVVHHGGVGTTQESMRAGRPSLVVPHGFDQPDNAARVKRLGVGEVLPATRYRADRAAAKLALLLEDAPLRARAEEVARRMKQEQGARVAADVIEAAIERRSV, via the coding sequence ATGGCGGAACGGCACATCGTGTTTGCGACGGTGGGATCGCAGGGTGACCTGTTCCCGCTGCTCGCCGTGGGCCGTGAGCTGGTCTCGCGCGGCCACCGGGTGACCGTCGGTGCCCATGCCATCCATCGCGATGCGGTCCTGGATGCAGGGCTCGATTTCGTCATGGCCAGTGGCATCGATGAGCCGGAGGACAAGGCGGCATTTGCGGCGAAGGCGTTCCATCCGTGGAAGGGACCGCGCTTCGTGGTCCGCGATCTTGCCGCCGCCGACGTTGCGGCGAGCTACCACGCGCTCAAAACCTTTTGCAGGGAAGCCGATGCGGTGGTCACCACCACGCTCGCGTTCGCCGGGCAGATCCTTGGCGAAACGCTGCGCGTAGCGTGGCTCTCCGCGGTGCTGTCGCCGTCGGTATTCCTTTCGCCGTTCGATCCGCCCGCGACGGGCATCGATGGGCTCGATCGATGGCTCCGCGCCTCGCCCCGCCGCGCGCGCTGGCTGACACGCGCGGTGGAGCGGCTGACCTATCCATGGACCGCACCGGTACGCGCGTTCCGCAGTCGTCTGGGCCTTGCACCGATCGCGTTCGCAGGCGATCCGTTCCACCGTGGCCAGCACGGGCGTGACGGCGTGCTCGCGATGTATTCACCGTTGCTGGGTGGCCTGCCGCCTGACGCGCCTGCGAACACGGTGCTCACCGGCCAGGCCCGCTACCTTCCATTCGATGATGTGCTGGACGGCGCATTGCTGCGCTGGCTTGACGCGGGCACGCCGCCCATCGTGTTCACGTTGGGCTCGGCGGCTGTACACGCGAGCGAGGGCTTCCTGCGGGAGAGCGTGGATGCGGCCAGGCGGTTGGGCTGTCGCGCCGTGCTTCTGACGGGCTCGCCTGCGCTGCGCGAGCGCCTCGCCATCAAGGACGATAACGTCTTCGCGGCCGACTACGCGCCGCATGGTGCGCTGTTCGCTCGCGCCGCCGTGGTCGTGCACCACGGTGGCGTAGGCACCACGCAGGAATCGATGCGTGCGGGTCGCCCATCGCTGGTGGTGCCGCACGGCTTCGATCAACCGGATAACGCGGCCAGGGTGAAGCGGCTGGGCGTAGGCGAGGTGCTGCCCGCCACGCGCTACCGTGCCGACCGTGCGGCGGCGAAGCTCGCCCTGTTACTTGAAGACGCGCCGCTACGTGCGCGCGCCGAGGAAGTCGCCCGAAGGATGAAGCAAGAGCAAGGCGCGCGCGTAGCCGCCGATGTCATCGAGGCTGCAATCGAACGCCGCTCTGTGTAG
- a CDS encoding molybdopterin molybdotransferase MoeA, translated as MLTYADALALLLKETHPLDTERVGLSVAMGRILAQPVSSPLSLPSFDNSAMDGYAIRRGEGDIPSGSLFKVEGMQAAGDDTTAYPGADACEIATGARLPDGFDTVIPVERCERDGEQVRIAQDEKRGQNIRRAGGDIRHGDAALPAGRRIDAAAVMLLAALGVETIAVARRPRVAIINTGSELHASGPLPEGGIHDSNGPYLEAALASWGVELLARSRVPDTGDAFGRAVDDARRAGADLIVTTGAVSAGRFDFVPTALAAMGASELFHKVAIRPGKPLLAARFDGGPLVLGLPGNPIAVAVGFRFFVAPVLRGMAGLPPESPRRVRLGEGYEVRPGLHHFALGCVGADIDGREVARAQRNQAAYRILPFTQANAWLTADDAFGDVVDAWPLDPAHAP; from the coding sequence ATGCTTACCTACGCTGATGCCCTGGCCTTGCTGTTGAAGGAAACCCACCCGCTCGATACCGAGCGGGTGGGCCTTTCCGTTGCCATGGGCCGCATCCTGGCCCAGCCCGTCTCCAGTCCGCTGTCGCTGCCCTCGTTCGATAACTCGGCGATGGATGGTTACGCGATCCGGCGCGGCGAGGGCGATATTCCCTCTGGGTCGCTGTTCAAGGTCGAAGGCATGCAAGCCGCCGGCGATGACACGACCGCTTACCCCGGCGCTGACGCTTGCGAGATTGCAACCGGCGCACGCCTGCCCGATGGCTTCGATACCGTCATCCCCGTCGAGCGCTGTGAGCGCGACGGCGAGCAAGTGCGCATTGCTCAAGACGAAAAGCGTGGCCAGAACATCCGGCGCGCTGGTGGCGACATCCGCCACGGCGATGCCGCGCTACCTGCGGGGCGCCGGATTGACGCCGCGGCTGTCATGTTGCTGGCCGCGCTCGGCGTCGAAACCATCGCGGTCGCGCGCAGGCCCCGCGTCGCCATCATCAATACGGGCAGCGAACTGCATGCCAGCGGCCCCTTGCCGGAAGGTGGCATCCACGACTCGAACGGGCCGTACCTCGAGGCGGCGCTTGCCTCGTGGGGCGTGGAGCTGCTTGCGCGTTCCCGCGTTCCCGATACCGGTGATGCATTCGGCCGTGCGGTGGACGATGCGAGGCGCGCGGGTGCCGACCTGATCGTCACGACGGGGGCGGTATCCGCCGGGCGGTTCGATTTCGTGCCGACGGCCCTGGCGGCGATGGGCGCCAGCGAGCTGTTCCACAAGGTCGCCATCCGCCCCGGCAAGCCATTGCTCGCTGCACGGTTCGACGGCGGCCCGCTTGTGCTGGGCTTGCCTGGCAATCCGATCGCTGTGGCCGTGGGCTTTCGCTTCTTCGTGGCGCCGGTACTGCGGGGTATGGCCGGTCTGCCACCCGAGAGCCCACGTCGCGTGCGGCTTGGCGAAGGTTACGAGGTGCGACCCGGCTTGCATCATTTCGCCCTGGGTTGCGTCGGGGCGGACATCGACGGCCGGGAGGTCGCGCGCGCGCAGCGCAACCAGGCGGCGTATCGCATACTGCCGTTCACCCAGGCCAACGCATGGCTGACTGCCGATGATGCGTTTGGCGACGTGGTCGATGCCTGGCCGCTGGATCCGGCGCACGCGCCATGA